The Streptomyces camelliae genome window below encodes:
- a CDS encoding TetR/AcrR family transcriptional regulator — MSPRGVATPDVREQLFAAAERVVDRHGPGALTSRAVTTEAGCAKGLLHTHFAGMDEFVAELCLDRFARTAAQAESLVDLAGRNTVAGNLDAVARALFDYGGLAISGLAMARPGSMLRIREALEGGAPGFDAIQRAVTGYLGAEQRLGRVAETVDPATVALAVVGTAHHLLMTSRPGTPDPGPAMTRLVSALLDG; from the coding sequence ATGTCACCGCGCGGAGTGGCGACGCCGGACGTGCGCGAGCAGTTGTTCGCCGCCGCCGAGCGCGTCGTGGACAGGCACGGGCCCGGCGCCCTCACCAGCCGGGCCGTCACCACCGAGGCGGGCTGCGCCAAGGGGCTGTTGCACACGCACTTCGCGGGGATGGACGAGTTCGTGGCCGAGCTCTGCCTCGACCGCTTCGCGCGGACCGCCGCGCAGGCGGAGTCGCTCGTGGACCTGGCGGGGCGGAACACGGTGGCGGGGAATCTCGACGCCGTCGCCCGCGCGCTGTTCGACTACGGCGGCCTGGCGATATCGGGGCTCGCCATGGCCCGCCCCGGCAGCATGCTGCGGATCCGCGAGGCCTTGGAAGGCGGAGCGCCCGGCTTCGATGCGATCCAGCGGGCCGTCACGGGCTATCTCGGGGCCGAACAGAGGCTGGGCCGGGTGGCGGAGACCGTCGACCCGGCCACCGTGGCCCTCGCGGTCGTCGGCACCGCCCACCACCTGCTGATGACCAGCCGGCCGGGCACACCCGACCCCGGCCCCGCCATGACACGCCTGGTGAGCGCTTTGCTGGACGGCTAG
- a CDS encoding TetR/AcrR family transcriptional regulator: MPQQKDSPRRSDAQRNRERILEVALVELSRSADAPLSAIAKKAGVGQGTFYRNFPNRESLVLEIYRHETQAVADTAVHLLQTRAPDQALRAWMDRLAEFAMTKAGLADAIRQATGAPGSPAKPPHTPVSAAAELLLRANEEAGTIRPGVTADDFFLAIAGLWQLGPHDDWQPRAARLLDLVMDGLRTGAGGRASHSPSAPSA; the protein is encoded by the coding sequence GTGCCGCAGCAGAAGGACTCACCCCGGCGCTCGGACGCGCAGCGCAACCGCGAGCGCATCCTGGAAGTGGCGCTCGTCGAACTGTCCCGGTCCGCGGACGCCCCGCTGAGCGCGATCGCCAAGAAGGCGGGGGTCGGACAGGGCACGTTCTACCGGAACTTCCCCAACCGCGAATCACTCGTCCTGGAGATCTACCGCCACGAGACGCAAGCGGTCGCCGACACCGCGGTCCACCTGCTGCAGACCCGGGCACCGGATCAGGCCCTGCGCGCCTGGATGGACCGGCTCGCCGAGTTCGCCATGACCAAGGCCGGACTGGCCGACGCCATCCGGCAGGCCACGGGCGCCCCCGGCAGCCCGGCGAAGCCGCCCCACACACCGGTGAGCGCCGCGGCGGAACTCCTGCTCCGCGCCAACGAGGAAGCGGGCACGATCCGGCCGGGGGTCACCGCGGACGACTTCTTCCTCGCCATCGCCGGCCTCTGGCAACTGGGCCCGCACGACGACTGGCAGCCGCGCGCCGCCCGCCTTCTCGACCTGGTCATGGACGGCCTGCGCACGGGGGCCGGCGGACGAGCCTCACACTCCCCTTCGGCACCCTCGGCCTGA
- a CDS encoding (2Fe-2S)-binding protein codes for MDPSTSSVITLKINGATHTLPVDHRTTLLDALRERLDLTGTKKGCDQGQCGACTVLLDGRRAVACLQLAVAAEHREITTIEGVADGDTLHPVQQAFLDLDGFQCGYCTPGQICSAIGVIEEHAAGWPSAATEDVRPEAGPPSLTAEEIRERMSGNLCRCGAYVSIVEAVGRAARVPADRGRADEVEEAVA; via the coding sequence ATGGACCCATCGACGTCCAGTGTCATCACGTTGAAGATCAACGGCGCGACCCACACACTGCCCGTCGACCACCGCACCACCCTGCTCGACGCACTCCGTGAGCGCCTCGACCTCACCGGCACCAAGAAGGGCTGCGACCAGGGGCAGTGCGGGGCCTGCACCGTCCTGCTGGACGGACGCCGGGCGGTCGCCTGCCTGCAACTGGCCGTGGCGGCCGAGCACCGCGAGATCACCACCATCGAGGGCGTGGCCGACGGAGACACGCTGCACCCCGTCCAGCAGGCGTTCCTCGACCTGGACGGCTTCCAGTGCGGTTATTGCACCCCAGGACAGATCTGCTCGGCGATCGGAGTGATCGAGGAACACGCGGCGGGCTGGCCGAGCGCCGCCACCGAGGACGTCCGCCCCGAAGCGGGGCCGCCGTCCCTTACCGCTGAAGAGATCCGGGAGCGGATGAGCGGCAATCTGTGCCGCTGCGGCGCCTATGTGTCGATCGTGGAGGCGGTGGGCCGCGCGGCCCGGGTCCCAGCGGACCGAGGCCGTGCCGACGAGGTCGAGGAGGCCGTGGCATGA
- a CDS encoding FAD binding domain-containing protein produces MREFGYQRASDVAGAVALLGADPDTRFLGGGTNLVDLMKSGVERPARLVDIRELPLDDIESTPEGGLRIGATVTNGDLAAHPEVRRRYPALAQAVLAGASGQLRNMATVGGNLLQRTRCGYFTDVTKPCNKRVPGSGCPAVEGEHHNHAILGASDHCVAVHPSDMAVALTAFDAVVRFETPDGPGELPLTDFYLPVGDTPHLETALPPGALITHVTLPPAPVAANSRYRKVRERASYAFALGSLAAALDVRDGVVRDARLALGAVASRPWRAVAAERVLAGAPAGAATYEAAADAELAAARPLPHNGYKVDLIRNLVVAVLTELAEEAAR; encoded by the coding sequence ATGAGGGAGTTCGGCTATCAGCGGGCGTCCGACGTCGCCGGAGCCGTCGCGCTGCTCGGCGCCGATCCGGACACCCGCTTCCTCGGCGGCGGCACCAACCTCGTCGACCTCATGAAGAGCGGTGTGGAGCGGCCCGCCCGGCTGGTCGACATCCGTGAACTCCCGCTCGACGACATCGAGTCCACGCCCGAGGGCGGCCTGCGCATCGGTGCCACCGTCACCAACGGCGACCTGGCCGCCCACCCCGAGGTCCGGCGCCGCTACCCCGCGCTCGCGCAAGCGGTGCTGGCGGGTGCGTCCGGCCAGCTGCGCAACATGGCCACGGTCGGCGGGAACCTGCTGCAGCGCACCCGGTGCGGCTACTTCACCGATGTCACCAAGCCCTGCAACAAGCGCGTCCCCGGCAGCGGTTGCCCCGCCGTCGAGGGCGAACACCACAACCACGCGATCCTGGGCGCATCCGATCACTGCGTCGCTGTACACCCCTCGGACATGGCCGTGGCCCTCACCGCCTTCGATGCCGTCGTCCGCTTCGAAACCCCGGACGGACCGGGGGAGTTGCCGCTCACCGACTTCTATCTGCCCGTCGGTGACACCCCGCACCTGGAGACCGCGCTGCCGCCGGGCGCGCTGATCACGCACGTCACGCTGCCGCCCGCCCCGGTCGCCGCCAACTCCCGCTATCGCAAGGTGCGTGAGCGTGCCTCCTACGCGTTCGCCCTCGGCTCCCTCGCCGCCGCGCTCGACGTCCGCGACGGCGTCGTACGCGACGCGCGCCTGGCCCTCGGTGCCGTGGCCTCCCGGCCGTGGCGGGCCGTGGCGGCCGAGCGGGTCCTGGCCGGTGCGCCGGCCGGCGCCGCGACCTACGAGGCCGCGGCGGACGCCGAGCTGGCGGCGGCACGGCCGCTGCCGCACAACGGCTACAAGGTGGACCTGATCCGCAATCTCGTGGTGGCCGTCCTGACCGAACTCGCCGAGGAGGCCGCCCGATGA
- a CDS encoding xanthine dehydrogenase family protein molybdopterin-binding subunit yields the protein MSTLTTPTSLHTPAVGTAHTRIEGRDKVTGAARYAGEVPFANLAYGWLVLSTVARGRIRDLDTDPVLAMPGVLAVLDHRNAPRLHTDYTSLLGMRPDLTCAVFQHDRVPYLGWPVALVVAETSEQAREAAEALVVHYEQEPHDIEFGAERPDAYPAAGHMPAVTEKGDLDAELAASAVVVDAEYSTPEEHHNPMEPHAATAHWDGGRLEVIDSNQGATWVVGELANLFSLDPASVRVRSEHVGGGFGSKGVRAHQVAAVMAATVLGRPVRVVLTRRQMFSLAGYRSPTAQRVRLGADADGHLRALEHRSVSLTSTVYEFVEPSAGVARVMYDAGAHHTANRVVRLDVPTPTYMRAPGEAPGSFALEAALDELAEKCGLDPIELRLRNEPDKGPVSGLPFAGRNLAACFREGARRFGWADRDPRPGLRRDGRWLLGTGTAAASFPAGAQPSTATATAHPDGTFTVRISAADIGTGARTALTLVAADALRTAPERVRVRIGDSDFGPAMIAGGSMGTRSWSWAVRVAAGDLLERLALGDGIPPQGITVRSDTTEAVGALAAAERHSFGAQFAEVAVDVSTGEVRVRRMLGIFAAGPIVNPLTARGQLLGGMIWGISMALHEEAVRDRASGGHVGADLAGYHVATHADVPRIEADWIEDTDPDDPVGIKGIGEVGIVGAAAAVANAVWHATGVRHRALPIRPDRVLSAARQKPTDGIRPAAAGAPDA from the coding sequence ATGAGCACCCTCACCACCCCGACCTCCCTGCATACACCCGCCGTCGGCACGGCACACACCCGCATCGAGGGGCGCGACAAGGTCACCGGAGCCGCCCGCTACGCAGGAGAGGTGCCCTTCGCGAACCTCGCGTACGGCTGGCTGGTGCTGTCCACGGTCGCCCGCGGCCGCATCCGCGACCTCGACACCGACCCGGTCCTCGCCATGCCCGGTGTCCTCGCCGTCCTGGACCACCGCAACGCCCCCCGCCTCCATACCGACTACACCTCTCTGCTGGGCATGAGGCCCGACCTGACCTGCGCCGTCTTCCAGCACGACCGGGTGCCGTACCTGGGCTGGCCGGTGGCGCTGGTCGTGGCCGAGACGTCCGAGCAGGCCCGGGAGGCCGCCGAGGCGCTCGTGGTGCACTACGAACAGGAGCCCCACGACATCGAGTTCGGCGCCGAGCGCCCCGACGCCTACCCGGCGGCCGGGCACATGCCCGCGGTGACGGAGAAGGGCGACCTCGACGCCGAACTGGCCGCCTCGGCCGTCGTCGTGGACGCCGAGTACTCCACCCCCGAAGAGCATCACAACCCCATGGAGCCCCATGCGGCGACCGCCCACTGGGACGGCGGCAGGCTGGAGGTGATCGACTCCAATCAGGGTGCCACCTGGGTCGTCGGCGAACTCGCGAACCTCTTCTCGCTCGACCCCGCCTCGGTGCGCGTACGCTCCGAGCACGTCGGCGGCGGCTTCGGCAGCAAGGGCGTGCGCGCCCACCAGGTGGCCGCCGTGATGGCCGCGACCGTCCTCGGGCGGCCGGTGCGAGTGGTGCTGACCCGGCGTCAGATGTTCTCGCTGGCCGGCTACCGCAGCCCCACGGCCCAGCGCGTCCGGCTCGGTGCCGACGCCGACGGACATCTGCGCGCGCTGGAGCACCGCTCGGTCAGCCTCACCTCCACCGTGTACGAGTTCGTCGAGCCGAGTGCGGGGGTGGCCCGGGTGATGTACGACGCGGGCGCCCACCACACCGCCAACCGCGTCGTACGGCTCGACGTGCCGACCCCGACCTACATGCGCGCCCCGGGCGAGGCGCCGGGTTCGTTCGCGCTGGAGGCGGCGCTGGACGAGCTCGCCGAGAAGTGCGGGCTCGACCCGATCGAGCTGCGCCTGCGCAACGAACCCGACAAGGGCCCGGTCTCCGGGCTGCCGTTCGCCGGCCGCAATCTGGCCGCCTGCTTCCGGGAGGGCGCCCGCAGGTTCGGCTGGGCGGACCGGGACCCGCGCCCCGGGCTGCGCCGGGACGGCCGCTGGCTGCTCGGTACGGGCACGGCGGCGGCCTCCTTCCCGGCCGGCGCCCAGCCGTCCACCGCGACCGCCACCGCGCACCCGGACGGCACCTTCACCGTGCGGATCTCCGCGGCCGACATCGGCACCGGGGCTCGTACCGCACTCACCCTGGTCGCCGCCGACGCGCTGCGGACCGCTCCCGAGCGCGTCCGGGTGCGCATCGGCGACAGCGACTTCGGCCCCGCGATGATCGCGGGTGGTTCCATGGGCACCCGGTCCTGGTCCTGGGCCGTCCGGGTCGCGGCCGGTGATCTGCTGGAGCGGCTGGCCCTGGGCGACGGCATCCCGCCCCAGGGCATCACGGTCCGCTCGGACACCACCGAGGCCGTCGGGGCCCTCGCCGCCGCCGAACGGCACTCCTTCGGGGCGCAGTTCGCCGAGGTGGCGGTGGACGTCAGCACCGGCGAGGTACGGGTGCGGCGCATGCTCGGCATCTTCGCGGCGGGCCCTATCGTCAACCCGCTCACCGCACGGGGGCAGTTGCTGGGCGGCATGATCTGGGGCATCTCCATGGCCCTGCACGAGGAGGCCGTCCGGGACCGCGCCTCGGGCGGCCACGTCGGCGCCGACCTCGCCGGCTACCACGTGGCCACCCACGCCGACGTGCCCCGCATCGAGGCGGACTGGATCGAGGACACCGATCCCGACGACCCGGTCGGCATCAAGGGCATCGGCGAGGTCGGCATCGTCGGCGCCGCGGCCGCCGTCGCCAACGCGGTCTGGCACGCGACCGGCGTACGCCACCGCGCCCTGCCCATCCGGCCGGACCGGGTGCTGTCGGCCGCCAGGCAGAAGCCGACGGACGGGATCCGCCCGGCCGCCGCGGGGGCGCCGGATGCTTGA
- a CDS encoding XdhC family protein: MLDLAEELAGWIEEGREFAVATVVAVGGSAPRGPGAALAVDSEGTVIGSVSGGCVEGAVYDLCREALRSGQSVLERFGYSDEDAFAVGLTCGGTIEVLIVPMTGRARTVPAAALSAAARREPLALARVARGPAELLGRALLVRPDGTGEGGLGGHPDLDRVAAAEARALLEAGRTGAVDLSASAAGWGSSRAESGGGAHCPGGLTLLVESNVPPPRMIVFGAVDFAAALVRAGKFLGYHVTVCDARPVFATRGRFPEADEVVVDWPHRYLRRAGTDARTVLCVLTHDAKFDVPLLTAALRMPAAFIGAMGSRRTHEDRARRLRSEGVTEAELARLRSPIGLDLGARTPEETALSIAAEIVALRRGGTGAPLTGAKTPIHRDGRAGERRAVA, encoded by the coding sequence ATGCTTGACCTGGCCGAGGAGCTGGCCGGCTGGATCGAGGAGGGCCGGGAGTTCGCCGTCGCGACCGTGGTGGCCGTCGGCGGCAGCGCGCCGCGCGGACCCGGCGCCGCCCTCGCCGTCGACAGTGAGGGCACGGTCATCGGCTCGGTCTCCGGTGGCTGTGTGGAGGGCGCGGTGTACGACCTGTGCCGCGAGGCCCTGCGGAGCGGACAGAGCGTGCTCGAACGGTTCGGGTACAGCGACGAGGACGCCTTCGCCGTGGGCCTGACCTGCGGCGGGACGATCGAGGTGCTGATCGTGCCGATGACCGGCCGGGCACGGACGGTGCCGGCGGCGGCCCTGTCGGCCGCCGCCCGGCGCGAACCGCTCGCCCTCGCCCGGGTCGCCCGCGGCCCGGCCGAACTCCTCGGACGCGCCCTGCTGGTCCGGCCCGACGGCACCGGCGAGGGCGGTCTGGGCGGCCACCCGGACCTGGACCGGGTGGCGGCGGCCGAGGCTCGCGCCCTGCTGGAGGCGGGCCGCACCGGCGCGGTCGACCTGTCGGCGAGCGCGGCGGGATGGGGGTCCTCCCGGGCGGAGTCCGGGGGAGGCGCGCACTGCCCCGGCGGTCTCACCCTGCTGGTCGAGTCGAACGTGCCGCCCCCGCGCATGATCGTCTTCGGGGCCGTCGACTTCGCGGCGGCGCTGGTGCGGGCCGGTAAGTTCCTCGGCTATCACGTGACCGTCTGCGACGCCCGCCCGGTCTTCGCCACCCGGGGCCGCTTCCCCGAGGCGGACGAGGTGGTCGTCGACTGGCCGCACCGCTATCTGCGGCGCGCCGGGACCGACGCCCGCACGGTGCTGTGCGTGCTCACCCACGACGCGAAGTTCGACGTCCCCCTGCTGACGGCGGCCCTGCGGATGCCGGCGGCCTTCATCGGTGCGATGGGCTCGCGGCGCACCCACGAGGACCGCGCCCGGCGGCTGCGTTCGGAGGGCGTGACCGAAGCGGAACTGGCCAGACTGCGCTCGCCGATCGGCCTCGACCTCGGTGCCAGGACGCCGGAGGAGACCGCCCTGTCGATCGCGGCGGAGATCGTCGCCCTCCGGCGGGGCGGGACGGGGGCGCCGCTGACCGGGGCGAAGACACCGATCCACCGCGACGGCCGGGCAGGGGAGAGGCGGGCGGTGGCCTGA
- a CDS encoding FAD-dependent oxidoreductase — MEQTTCCIVGGGPAGMVLALLLARSGIDVTVLEKHGDFLRDFRGDTVHPSTLALLDELGLAERFARLPQRRVRTMRLPVGPGRSTVTVADLSVLPGPYNYVAMVPQWDLLDLLADEAGREPSFHLRMNTEATSFLVESGRVTGVRYRTSDGRTGELRALLTVACDGRGSLARSRPELRLRRFSCPMDAWWFRLPRREGDPQGLVGAAGDRFLTAMIDRGDYWQCAGLIPKGTDSRRRAAGLDRFLAEFTAAAPWMADRVHALRSWDEVKLLDVRLDRLRRWHRPGLLCIGDAAHAMSPVFGIGINLAVQDAVATARYLTEPLRRGSVGLRDVRRVQRRRRPATVVTQALQRAAHARVIAPVLRGRPPLGGAERAEHMAHLVAEARWIRRIPAYFVAYGALRERPPRTAVRRTPSATAAPPG, encoded by the coding sequence ATGGAACAGACCACGTGCTGCATCGTGGGCGGCGGCCCTGCGGGCATGGTGCTCGCCCTGTTGCTGGCCCGGTCCGGTATCGACGTGACGGTGCTGGAGAAGCACGGTGACTTCCTGCGCGACTTCCGCGGCGACACCGTCCACCCCTCCACCCTGGCGCTGCTGGACGAACTCGGCCTGGCCGAGCGCTTCGCCCGGCTGCCGCAACGCCGGGTCCGCACCATGCGGCTGCCGGTCGGGCCCGGCCGGTCGACGGTCACGGTCGCGGACCTGTCCGTGCTGCCGGGCCCCTACAACTACGTGGCGATGGTGCCCCAGTGGGACCTGCTGGACCTGCTCGCGGACGAGGCCGGCCGCGAGCCGTCCTTCCACCTGCGGATGAACACGGAAGCGACCTCCTTCCTGGTCGAATCCGGACGCGTGACGGGGGTGCGCTACCGCACCTCCGACGGCCGCACCGGCGAGCTGCGCGCCCTGCTCACCGTCGCCTGCGACGGCCGCGGCTCACTGGCCCGCTCCCGGCCGGAACTGCGGCTGCGCCGCTTCTCCTGCCCGATGGACGCCTGGTGGTTCCGGCTGCCGCGCCGGGAAGGCGACCCGCAGGGACTGGTCGGCGCCGCCGGTGACCGCTTCCTCACCGCGATGATCGACCGCGGCGACTACTGGCAGTGCGCCGGACTCATCCCCAAGGGCACGGACAGCCGGCGCCGCGCCGCCGGCCTCGACCGGTTCCTGGCCGAGTTCACCGCCGCCGCCCCCTGGATGGCCGACCGCGTGCACGCCCTGCGCTCATGGGACGAGGTCAAGCTCCTCGACGTACGCCTGGACCGGCTGCGCCGCTGGCACCGGCCCGGCCTGCTGTGCATCGGCGACGCCGCGCACGCCATGTCCCCGGTCTTCGGTATCGGCATCAACCTCGCGGTGCAGGACGCCGTGGCCACCGCCCGGTACCTCACCGAGCCGCTGCGCCGGGGGAGCGTGGGCCTGCGCGACGTACGCCGTGTGCAGCGCCGCCGCCGTCCCGCCACGGTCGTCACCCAGGCCCTCCAGCGGGCGGCCCACGCGCGCGTCATCGCGCCCGTCCTGCGGGGCCGGCCACCGCTCGGCGGCGCGGAACGGGCTGAGCACATGGCGCACCTGGTGGCCGAGGCGCGCTGGATCCGCCGGATCCCCGCGTACTTCGTCGCCTACGGTGCCCTGCGGGAACGGCCACCGCGGACGGCGGTCCGCCGGACGCCGTCAGCGACCGCCGCGCCGCCGGGGTAG
- a CDS encoding VOC family protein codes for MSHSWPSHLDVGAVRFARPTARYDDVLVFYRDVLGLPVLAQWRDHQGYDGVVLGLPGTPVHMELLQHGDPPRIPEPHPENQLVLYLRGPEAVSVAVRRLTEAGHSPVPSANPYWPDHGAVLFEDPDGWHIVLAPWVFGEEPPPAG; via the coding sequence ATGTCTCACTCCTGGCCCAGCCATCTCGACGTAGGAGCGGTCCGTTTCGCCCGGCCGACCGCGAGGTACGACGACGTCCTCGTCTTCTACCGTGACGTCCTCGGTCTGCCGGTGCTCGCCCAGTGGCGTGATCACCAGGGCTACGACGGTGTCGTCCTCGGTCTGCCGGGCACCCCGGTGCACATGGAGCTCCTGCAGCACGGCGACCCGCCCCGCATTCCGGAGCCGCACCCGGAGAACCAGCTGGTGCTCTACCTCCGCGGCCCCGAAGCCGTCTCCGTCGCCGTCCGGCGGCTGACCGAGGCCGGGCACAGCCCGGTCCCCTCCGCGAACCCCTACTGGCCGGACCACGGCGCCGTCCTCTTCGAGGATCCGGACGGCTGGCACATCGTGCTGGCCCCCTGGGTCTTCGGCGAAGAGCCACCACCGGCGGGCTGA
- the ppk2 gene encoding polyphosphate kinase 2, with protein MTDKNAEPLSRKTYEAELQRLQTELAKMQEWVRAEGARLVVVFEGRDAAGKGGAIRRVTERLNPRIARIAALPKPTERERTQWYFQRYVEHLPAAGEIVLFDRSWYNRAGVERVMGFCTKEEHQLFLRQCPIFERMLVEDGILLRKYWFSVSDTVQQERFQRRLEDPLRRWKLSPMDLESITRWEAYSRAKDEMMVHTDITEAPWYIVESDDKQRARLNMMAHLLESVPYHEVPPPVLELPERPPSTGYERPPRDLQTYVPDHTAQL; from the coding sequence ATGACGGACAAGAACGCGGAGCCACTGTCACGCAAGACGTACGAAGCCGAACTCCAGCGCCTCCAGACCGAGTTGGCGAAGATGCAGGAGTGGGTCCGCGCCGAGGGCGCCCGGCTGGTGGTCGTCTTCGAGGGCCGGGACGCAGCCGGCAAGGGCGGCGCCATCCGGCGGGTCACCGAGCGCCTGAACCCGCGTATCGCCCGGATCGCGGCGCTGCCCAAGCCGACGGAGCGCGAGCGCACCCAGTGGTACTTCCAGCGGTACGTCGAGCATCTGCCGGCCGCCGGGGAGATCGTGCTCTTCGACCGGTCCTGGTACAACCGGGCCGGGGTCGAGCGTGTCATGGGTTTCTGCACCAAGGAGGAGCACCAGCTGTTCCTGCGCCAGTGCCCGATCTTCGAGCGGATGCTGGTCGAGGACGGGATCCTGCTGCGCAAGTACTGGTTCTCGGTGAGCGACACCGTCCAGCAGGAGCGGTTCCAGCGCCGTCTGGAGGATCCGCTGAGGCGCTGGAAGCTGTCGCCGATGGACCTGGAGTCGATCACCCGCTGGGAGGCGTACTCCCGGGCGAAGGACGAGATGATGGTGCACACCGACATCACCGAGGCGCCCTGGTACATCGTCGAGAGCGACGACAAGCAGCGTGCGCGGCTGAACATGATGGCCCACCTGCTGGAGTCCGTCCCCTATCACGAGGTGCCCCCACCGGTGCTGGAGCTCCCCGAGCGCCCGCCGTCGACCGGCTACGAGCGACCGCCGCGCGATCTGCAGACCTACGTCCCGGACCACACGGCGCAGCTGTGA
- a CDS encoding plasmid stabilization protein — MPAGSSAKRERQYEHIKKSAQERGESTKRAKEIASRTVNKQRARSGESESASKTSIRDPKSAYQRGGQRSHSGAEGPTKDQLYEEARKRDIHGRSSMTKQELKNALGR, encoded by the coding sequence ATGCCTGCCGGATCGAGCGCGAAGCGTGAGCGTCAGTACGAGCACATCAAGAAGAGCGCGCAGGAGCGCGGTGAGTCCACGAAGCGGGCCAAGGAGATCGCGTCGCGGACCGTGAACAAGCAACGGGCCAGGTCGGGCGAGAGCGAGAGCGCCAGCAAGACCTCCATCCGCGACCCGAAGTCGGCGTACCAGCGCGGTGGCCAGCGCTCGCACAGCGGCGCGGAGGGCCCTACGAAGGACCAGTTGTACGAGGAGGCCAGGAAGCGTGACATCCACGGGCGCTCCTCGATGACCAAGCAGGAGCTGAAGAACGCGCTCGGCCGCTGA